The proteins below come from a single Kitasatospora sp. NBC_00315 genomic window:
- a CDS encoding helix-turn-helix domain-containing protein, with the protein MDNPPAHQAVLDEVGPRLRRLRAARGLTLAALSETTGISKSTLSRLESGQRRPSLELLLPLAAAYRVPLDDLVGAPEVGDPRVRLTARNLANGGTFVPLSQRPGPLQAYKMIIPDRGTEPNLRTHEGYEWLYVLDGRLRLVLAEHDFVLGPGEVAEWDTKVPHWFGSADGRPVEVLSLFGRQGERMHVRAKPRV; encoded by the coding sequence ATGGACAATCCCCCGGCCCATCAGGCGGTCCTCGACGAGGTCGGCCCCCGGCTCAGAAGGCTGCGCGCGGCCCGTGGCCTCACCCTGGCTGCGCTCTCCGAGACGACCGGGATCTCCAAGAGCACGCTGTCCCGGCTGGAGTCCGGGCAGCGCCGTCCGAGCCTGGAACTGCTGCTGCCGCTCGCCGCCGCGTACCGCGTGCCGCTGGACGACCTGGTCGGCGCCCCCGAAGTGGGCGATCCCCGGGTGCGGTTGACGGCCCGGAACCTGGCGAACGGCGGGACGTTCGTCCCCCTGTCCCAGCGTCCGGGGCCGCTCCAGGCGTACAAGATGATCATCCCCGACCGGGGTACCGAGCCGAATCTCCGTACGCACGAGGGCTACGAGTGGCTGTACGTGCTGGACGGCCGGCTGCGGCTGGTCCTCGCCGAGCACGACTTCGTCCTCGGTCCCGGTGAGGTCGCCGAGTGGGACACCAAGGTGCCGCACTGGTTCGGCAGCGCGGACGGGCGTCCCGTCGAGGTGCTCAGCCTCTTCGGCAGACAAGGGGAGCGGATGCACGTCCGGGCGAAGCCCCGGGTCTGA
- a CDS encoding glyoxalase: MASIESITLEVADPTAADPFHTAAFGLDTQLRLRASDAPSTGFRGFTLALTVAQPSTVDSLIGTALDAGATTLKPAAKSLWGYSGVVRAPDGTIWKIATSAKKDTGPATRVIDDIVLLLGVADMAASKRFYVDRGLAVAKSFSRVYVEFAAGPGPVKLALYRRRALAKDLGVTPDGTGSHRLVIGGGAGPVTDPDGFAWEAASLAPAS, translated from the coding sequence ATGGCATCCATCGAATCCATCACCCTGGAGGTGGCCGACCCCACGGCCGCCGATCCCTTCCACACCGCCGCCTTCGGGCTGGACACCCAGCTGCGCCTGCGGGCCTCGGACGCGCCCAGCACCGGCTTCCGCGGGTTCACGCTGGCGCTCACGGTGGCCCAGCCGAGCACGGTCGACAGCCTCATCGGCACTGCCCTGGACGCCGGCGCCACGACGTTGAAGCCCGCCGCGAAGTCGCTCTGGGGTTACAGCGGCGTCGTACGGGCCCCGGACGGGACGATCTGGAAGATCGCGACCTCGGCGAAGAAGGACACCGGCCCGGCCACTCGCGTGATCGACGACATCGTGCTCCTGCTGGGAGTCGCGGACATGGCCGCGAGCAAGCGGTTCTACGTCGATCGGGGTCTGGCCGTGGCGAAGAGCTTCTCCCGGGTGTACGTCGAGTTCGCCGCCGGGCCCGGTCCCGTCAAGCTGGCGCTGTACAGGCGTCGCGCCCTGGCCAAGGACCTCGGCGTCACTCCCGACGGCACCGGCTCGCACCGGCTCGTGATCGGTGGCGGCGCCGGTCCCGTCACCGACCCGGACGGGTTCGCCTGGGAGGCCGCGTCGCTCGCGCCCGCGTCCTGA
- the sigJ gene encoding RNA polymerase sigma factor SigJ: MSTPAEPADERSEPGLRAIVGERGQLINLAYRLLGSLAEAEDAVQETYARWYAMPRQRQAAVASPGAWLTTVAGRICLDLLGSARARRERYVGEWIPEPLPDRAQWPGAAAGGGTDPADRITLDESVNMAFLVVLESMTPAERVAFILHDVFRYPFAEIAEIVGRTPAACRQLASSARRRVRVTQAPAAPVPGQAGLVRHFKEAWEAKDIGALVGLLDPGATMVADGGGLVGAVPRPVVGSERIAQYLIHIADRAPGLTLLERTVNGRPGLVAQHGGVTVTVAAFGLTGGRITHIWAVRNPEKLRPWNESGQR; the protein is encoded by the coding sequence ATGAGCACCCCGGCCGAGCCGGCCGACGAGCGGTCCGAGCCGGGCCTGCGCGCGATCGTCGGCGAGCGGGGGCAGCTGATCAATCTCGCCTACCGACTGCTCGGTTCGCTGGCCGAGGCCGAGGACGCGGTGCAGGAGACCTACGCCCGCTGGTACGCGATGCCGCGGCAGCGGCAGGCGGCCGTCGCCTCGCCCGGCGCCTGGCTGACGACGGTGGCCGGCCGCATCTGCCTGGACCTGCTCGGCTCGGCGCGGGCCCGGCGCGAGCGCTACGTCGGCGAGTGGATCCCCGAGCCGCTGCCCGACCGGGCGCAGTGGCCCGGCGCGGCGGCTGGCGGCGGGACCGACCCCGCCGACCGGATCACCCTGGACGAGTCGGTGAACATGGCCTTCCTCGTCGTGCTGGAGTCGATGACGCCGGCCGAGCGCGTGGCGTTCATCCTGCACGACGTCTTCCGGTATCCGTTCGCCGAGATCGCCGAGATCGTCGGCCGGACGCCGGCGGCCTGCCGACAGCTGGCGTCCTCGGCCCGTCGACGGGTGCGCGTGACGCAGGCTCCGGCGGCTCCGGTCCCGGGGCAGGCCGGCCTGGTACGGCACTTCAAGGAGGCATGGGAGGCCAAGGACATCGGAGCCCTGGTCGGCCTGCTCGACCCGGGCGCCACGATGGTCGCGGACGGCGGCGGACTGGTCGGCGCCGTCCCGCGCCCGGTCGTGGGCAGCGAGCGCATCGCCCAGTACCTGATCCACATCGCCGACCGGGCGCCCGGGCTGACGCTCCTGGAGCGGACGGTCAACGGCCGGCCCGGCCTGGTCGCCCAACACGGCGGTGTCACCGTGACCGTGGCGGCGTTCGGCCTCACCGGCGGCCGGATCACCCACATCTGGGCCGTCCGGAACCCGGAGAAGCTCCGCCCGTGGAACGAGAGCGGGCAGCGCTGA